A window of the Helianthus annuus cultivar XRQ/B chromosome 4, HanXRQr2.0-SUNRISE, whole genome shotgun sequence genome harbors these coding sequences:
- the LOC110936906 gene encoding patellin-4, producing MDEDQDPDSPNETFHDTIDGEILTPKEEREPETLIGTELKKKKKKALNDLRTRLEDSLINYTLIGEKYKSNDHLRDIELWGVPLLPSRGQDRTDMILKKFLKAKDYNAQNALEMIGKTVMWREDFNVDKVFDEMFGPDLDNIGYIEGRDKAGHPLCYQMFEAFKDKDMLRNRLGSKESCEQFLRWRIKLMERCVRKLDFKHDGADSVIQIMDVKNIPRQFLNEIFQGSKKYFSILQENYPGLIYRFVIVNVPMWFFAFYTLNMRLMTRKYKVMYVKPSAITETLLKFIEPEHLLAQYGGVGRIGGEFTPNDKVLEKKIKGYTTENIEIATSEVGLTVYWDVTVTGSDVTYKEEFVPEDEGSYNVLVQKGNQIGRMTSNSFHVNEPGKILISFANPTSKSRKIFYRYKLKPFQPMYTQPVQD from the exons ATGGACGAAGATCAAGACCCCGACTCACCAAACGAGACTTTTCACGACACCATTGACGGAGAAATCTTAACCCCAAAAGAAGAACGCGAACCCGAAACTTTAATCGGCACAGAgctaaaaaagaagaaaaagaaagctcTAAACGATCTCCGTACACGACTCGAAGATTCATTAATCAATTACACCCTCATCGGAGAAAAATACAAATCCAACGACCACCTTAGAGACATCGAACTTTGGGGTGTCCCCTTGTTACCCAGCAGGGGACAAGACAGAACCGACATGATCCTTAAAAAGTTCTTGAAAGCCAAGGATTACAACGCGCAAAATGCCCTTGAAATGATCGGTAAAACGGTTATGTGGAGGGAGGATTTTAATGTAGACAAGGTGTTCGACGAAATGTTTGGGCCTGATCTTGACAATATTGGGTACATTGAGGGTAGGGATAAGGCTGGGCATCCTTTGTGTTATCAAATGTTTGAGGCGTTTAAGGATAAAGATATGTTGAGGAATAGATTAGGGAGTAAAGAGTCGTGTGAACAGTTTCTTCGTTGGCGAATTAAGTTGATGGAACGATGTGTTCGTAAACTTGATTTTAAGCATGATGGTGCGGATTCGGTGATTCAGATTATGGATGTGAAGAACATCCCTAGACAGTTTTTGAATGAAATCTTTCAGGGTAGTAAGAAGTATTTTTCCATTTTACAGGAGAATTATCCGGGGCTCATTTACAGATTT GTGATTGTAAATGTCCCAATGTGGTTTTTCGCGTTTTACACGTTAAACATGCGACTGATGACGAGAAAGTACAAAGTAATGTATGTGAAGCCGTCGGCGATTACAGAGACCCTTCTCAA GTTCATTGAGCCAGAACACCTTCTGGCTCAATACGGCGGCGTAGGAAGGATAGGCGGCGAATTCACACCTAACGAcaaagttttagaaaaaaaaattaaaggataCACGACTGAGAACATTGAAATAGCCACATCAGAG GTGGGGTTGACAGTATATTGGGATGTAACAGTAACTGGAAGTGATGTTACATATAAGGAAGAATTTGTACCAGAAGATGAAGGTTCATACAATGTGTTGGTTCAAAAAGGAAATCAAATTGGGAGAATGACTTCAAATTCATTTCATGTTAATGAGCCTGGAAAAATTCTCATTTCATTTGCCAATCCAACTTC